CCGTGTTGCGGACCGTCTTGTTCGACACGTAGGTCTCGCGGGCGATCTGGTCGTTGGTCCGGCCCGCGGCGAGCAGGTCGAGGACCGTGCGCTCGCGCTCGGTCAGGTCGGGGAAGGGGTGCTCGGCAGGGGCCGGGCCGCCGCCGGCGAGGTACGTCGCCACCCGCCCGGCCAGGGAGGCACCGAACACCATCCCCCCGGCCGCGGCGGCCTCCACCGCCCGCAGCACCTCGCTCGCACCCGAGCCCTTGAGCAGGTAGCCCGACGCGCCGGCCCGGATCGCGCTGAGCACGGTCTCGTCGTCCTCGTTCATCGTGAGCATCACGACCCGGACGTCGGGGTGCGCGCCGGTGATGAAGCGGGTCGCCTCGATCCCGTCGAGGTGCGGCATCTGGATGTCCATCACCACCACGTCGGGCCGGGTCTCCCCGACCACGTGGACGGCGTCGCGCCCGTCCGCCGCGGTGCCGACGACCTCGAGGCCGTCGAGCGCCCCGAGCAGCGCGACCAGTCCGTCGCGGACGATCTGGTGGTCGTCGGCCACGACCACGCGGACGGGTGGCGTCTCGTCGTTCACGTGCTGCTCCCCATCGGTAGCCGGGCCCGGACGACGGTGCCGCCGCCGGGAGGACAGGTGACCTCGCTGTTCCCGCCGAGCTCGGCGGCCCGCTCGCGCAGCGACACCAGGCCGACCCCGGCCTCGGCGTCGGCCGGGATGCCCCGACCGTCGTCGACCACCTCGACGACGAGGTCGCCGTCGGTGACCGCGAGACCGACCACGCAGAGCGAGGCGTGGGCGTGGCGGGCGACGTTGGTGAGCGCCTCGCCGGCGATCCGGTACGCCGCCACCTCGACCGCTGCGGGCAGCGGCCCGAGGTCGGTGGCCTCGACCCGCACCGCCAGCCCCCCGGTGGCGACCCGCTCCCCGAGCTGGCTGAGCGCGCCGACCAGCCCGCGGTCGTCCAGGGCGGGAGGCCGCAGGTCGTGCACCAGCCGGCGTACGTCGGCCACGACCTCCTGGACGTGCTCGCTGGTCGCCTCGATGTGGTCGGCCGCCGCGGCCGGGTCGCGCTCGACGAGGAGCCGGGCCGACTCGAGCCGGAAGACGACCCCGCTCAGCGCCGGCCCCAGCCCGTCGTGGAGGTCCCGCCGGATCCGTCGCCGCTCCTCCTCGCGCGCCACGACGAGCCGCTCCCGGCTCTCCTGCAGCTCGGCGGCGAGCCGGCCGGTACGGACCGCCGTGGCGGCCTGCCGCACCAGGTCGCCGAGCAGCTGCTCGTCGCGCCGCGAGAGCCGGCTCCGCAGCCCGCGCGCCGGCAGCACCAGCCGCCCGACGGCGTCGCCGCGGTAGGTGATGGGCAGCGTCCGGGTCTCGGCCGGGGCCGTGCCGTGGGTGGCGATCAGCCGCTCCCCGCCGCCACGGTCGACCTCCACCCGGACGTAGGGGACCCCGAAGGCCGTCGCGACCGCGCGGGCCACCGCGGCGAGCTGGTCCGCCCCGTCGCCGGTGGTCTCGAGCGTCGAGGCCAAGCCGGCCACCACGTCGTAGGGGTTGTCGCGCTCGCCGAGCACGAGCCGGCGTACGCCCCGCCACAGCCGGTCGCGCAGCGGTGCGTAGAGCAGCGCCGAGAGGAGCAGCACCAGCAGCACGACCTGCTGCTGGGCCAGGGCGTCGCCGAGGAGCTCGGTGACGCCCGCCAGCACGGCGAGGTCGACACCGACGACGATCACCGACAGCGAGCCGTAGACGAGGGTGGTGCCGAAGAGGTCGTCGATGGGGACCAGGTCGGGGCGCACGATCGCCACCGTCATCGCCCCGGCCGGCAGCACCATGATCACGAAGGTCACCAGGTGCTCCAGCTGCGGCACCCGGACCACGGTCGTCAGCAGGATGGTCAGCGCCATCACCACGACGGCCCACAGCAGCCAGCGCATCCGGTCGCGCTCGACGCCGGTGGCCCGCCGGTAGCGGACCACGACGGTCGCCATGGGGACCAGGAACAGCAGCACCGCGAGGACGCGGACGCCGCCGGCGACGGTGCTGCCGATGCCCGGCGAGACCGGGACCGTCGTCGGCTCCAGGTCGACCCCGGGCGGGACCGCCACGTCCAGGAAGCCCGTCGCCGGCGCCACGATCACCAGCACGCAGATGCCGCACAGCAGCGCCAGGCTGACCTTGCCGGCCAGGCCCCACCGTCCGGGCAGGAAGCGGCCGGTGGGGAAGATCAGCAGCAGTGCGGCGATGGTGACCGGCAGGAACGACGTGAACCGCAGCAGGAACCACAGCGCGAACGTCATCCCCGGCCACGCCTCGTCAGCGGACAGGCCGACCCTGACGTACGCCTGGGCGAGGCCGTCGAGCGCCCAGAACAGCCCGAGCCACGACAGCGCCCAGCCGAAGCCGTGACGAGGGTCGTGGTGGAGCACGACCAGGGCGAGCGCGCCCAGGACGACGCCGTTGGCCGCGAAGACCCAGCCCGGGTCGGGCGCCAGGGGGAACGGCTCGCCGCCGACGGGCTCGAGCGTGTCGAGGACGACCGTCAGCACGAACGCCGTCACGGTGAGCGAGGCGAGGCCGACCGCTGCCCAACGGCGCCCCCGTGCTGTGGTCACCGCGACATTGTGGCGCGCGGAGGGCGGTCGTGCCGGGACACGACGACGCCGACCCGCCCCTCGCAGGGACGGATCGACGTCGTCGGTGGGCGCGGGGCCCGCGGTGGTCACGCCCGGTGGGCCCGGTCGCCGACGGTGAAGCCGATCGCGGTGACGAGCAGCCACAGCGGCCCGGTCATGCCGGCCATGTACTGCGCCGGCGAGACGCCGAGCAGCACGGTGAGGCCGCCGAGCACGAGGCCGACGATGCCGATCCAGCGCGGCACGCCGCCCCGGCGGAAGGTCGCCCACAGGGCGAGGCCGGCCAGCCCGGCCAGCGTCCACAACCACGGGATGGTGCCGATCCAGTGGTTGAACATCGCGGCGTTGGCGTCCTGGACCAGGTCCGGCTCGGTGACGCCCATCATGAACTCGGTGTCCAGGCCGCTGCCCATGATCGAGACGACCGCGGTGCCGAGCAGGCCGCCCAGCGCCACCGTGGGGATCGCCGAGTCGGGCAGGGCGGCCCGGAGCCGGCGGTGGAGCCCGGCGGCGAAGACGACCAGCAGCACCGCCCCGACGGTCGTGAAGGTGTGGAAGGCGTACATCGCGCCGGTCTGGGTCGCCAGCTTCGCGGTGATGCCGGCGGGGTCTCCCACCAGCGCCGGGTCGTAGATCGCGTCGACCATGCCGGAGAAGACGATGGTGCCGATGCCGCAGATGCCGGCGCCGATGCCGGCCAGGGCCCAGCCCCGCGACCCCG
This genomic interval from Nocardioides euryhalodurans contains the following:
- a CDS encoding response regulator transcription factor, which translates into the protein MNDETPPVRVVVADDHQIVRDGLVALLGALDGLEVVGTAADGRDAVHVVGETRPDVVVMDIQMPHLDGIEATRFITGAHPDVRVVMLTMNEDDETVLSAIRAGASGYLLKGSGASEVLRAVEAAAAGGMVFGASLAGRVATYLAGGGPAPAEHPFPDLTERERTVLDLLAAGRTNDQIARETYVSNKTVRNTVSSIYAKLHAAGRAEAIIKAREAGLGQER
- a CDS encoding histidine kinase, coding for MTTARGRRWAAVGLASLTVTAFVLTVVLDTLEPVGGEPFPLAPDPGWVFAANGVVLGALALVVLHHDPRHGFGWALSWLGLFWALDGLAQAYVRVGLSADEAWPGMTFALWFLLRFTSFLPVTIAALLLIFPTGRFLPGRWGLAGKVSLALLCGICVLVIVAPATGFLDVAVPPGVDLEPTTVPVSPGIGSTVAGGVRVLAVLLFLVPMATVVVRYRRATGVERDRMRWLLWAVVVMALTILLTTVVRVPQLEHLVTFVIMVLPAGAMTVAIVRPDLVPIDDLFGTTLVYGSLSVIVVGVDLAVLAGVTELLGDALAQQQVVLLVLLLSALLYAPLRDRLWRGVRRLVLGERDNPYDVVAGLASTLETTGDGADQLAAVARAVATAFGVPYVRVEVDRGGGERLIATHGTAPAETRTLPITYRGDAVGRLVLPARGLRSRLSRRDEQLLGDLVRQAATAVRTGRLAAELQESRERLVVAREEERRRIRRDLHDGLGPALSGVVFRLESARLLVERDPAAAADHIEATSEHVQEVVADVRRLVHDLRPPALDDRGLVGALSQLGERVATGGLAVRVEATDLGPLPAAVEVAAYRIAGEALTNVARHAHASLCVVGLAVTDGDLVVEVVDDGRGIPADAEAGVGLVSLRERAAELGGNSEVTCPPGGGTVVRARLPMGSST